Proteins from one Flammeovirgaceae bacterium genomic window:
- the pdhA gene encoding pyruvate dehydrogenase (acetyl-transferring) E1 component subunit alpha, which yields MATSTKSKSKSAKKGTKGTSNKFSRETYLQWYESILLMRRFEEKAGQLYGQQKIRGFCHLYIGQEACAAGAFTALEEGDKWITAYRDHAHPLVLGTDPNAVMAELYGKATGISKGKGGSMHIFDKEHNFFGGHGIVGGQIPLGAGIAFAEKYKGTRNLCICYMGDGAVRQGAFHEALNLAMVWKLPVIFVIENNGYAMGTSVKRTSNVTELYKLACSYDMPAAPVDGMSVEAVHLAVAGAAERARKGDGPTLLEFRTYRYKGHSMSDPARYRSKKEVEEYKEKDPLEVVKKTILEGKIATQKEIDAIDEKVDAQVAESVRFSEESDYPDPSEAMHDVYAQPDYPFITD from the coding sequence ATGGCCACCTCTACGAAGTCAAAAAGCAAATCAGCCAAAAAGGGCACTAAAGGCACCAGCAATAAATTTTCCAGGGAAACTTACCTGCAGTGGTACGAGAGCATCCTCCTGATGAGGAGGTTTGAAGAAAAAGCAGGGCAATTGTACGGCCAGCAAAAGATCCGGGGCTTTTGCCACCTGTATATTGGGCAAGAGGCCTGTGCTGCCGGGGCTTTCACGGCTTTGGAAGAGGGTGATAAATGGATCACCGCCTACCGCGACCACGCCCATCCCCTTGTGCTGGGCACCGACCCCAATGCCGTGATGGCCGAACTTTATGGAAAAGCCACCGGTATCTCCAAAGGAAAAGGAGGATCGATGCATATTTTCGACAAGGAACATAATTTCTTTGGTGGGCACGGGATAGTGGGAGGCCAGATACCCCTGGGCGCGGGCATAGCCTTTGCCGAAAAGTACAAGGGCACCAGGAACTTGTGCATCTGCTATATGGGCGATGGTGCCGTCAGGCAGGGCGCTTTTCATGAAGCCCTCAACCTGGCCATGGTGTGGAAGCTCCCCGTCATTTTTGTGATCGAAAACAATGGCTACGCCATGGGGACTTCGGTAAAAAGGACATCCAACGTGACCGAACTGTACAAACTGGCCTGCTCGTATGATATGCCGGCAGCGCCTGTCGATGGCATGAGCGTGGAAGCCGTGCACCTTGCCGTGGCAGGGGCAGCCGAAAGGGCGAGAAAGGGCGATGGGCCCACATTGCTGGAATTCAGGACCTACCGGTATAAAGGCCATTCCATGTCGGACCCTGCCCGGTACAGGTCGAAAAAAGAAGTGGAGGAGTACAAGGAAAAAGATCCCCTTGAGGTGGTGAAAAAAACCATCCTTGAGGGCAAAATCGCCACCCAGAAAGAAATTGATGCCATTGACGAAAAGGTGGATGCCCAGGTGGCTGAAAGTGTGAGGTTCTCCGAGGAGTCCGACTACCCCGACCCCAGCGAGGCCATGCACGATGTATACGCCCAACCCGATTATCCTTTTATCACGGATTAA
- a CDS encoding tetratricopeptide repeat protein has protein sequence MAKKEKNKDLLENPEALADTVKGVEHWIEDNPKIVFSVLGVLLLLVGGFFGYRYYVGSQEKMAQKEMFQAVHYFEADSLDLALKGDGNNLGFEQIIDDYGLTDAANLANFYAGAISLKQGKFQLAIFYFEDFSSDDILIQPRAYSLMGDAYMELKDYASAAKYYNKASNYKPNKFFTPAYLMKEALAYERLNENKKAVAVYEKIISEFWDSGEYQNARKFKAKLEANS, from the coding sequence ATGGCAAAAAAAGAAAAAAACAAAGACCTGCTGGAGAACCCCGAAGCACTTGCCGATACGGTAAAAGGCGTGGAGCATTGGATTGAGGACAACCCCAAGATCGTGTTCAGCGTACTGGGCGTATTGCTCCTTTTGGTAGGGGGCTTTTTTGGGTATAGGTACTACGTGGGCTCACAGGAGAAAATGGCACAAAAGGAGATGTTCCAGGCCGTGCATTATTTTGAGGCCGATAGCCTGGACCTGGCCTTAAAAGGGGACGGGAACAATCTTGGTTTTGAACAAATAATAGACGACTATGGGCTTACCGATGCGGCCAACCTGGCCAACTTCTATGCCGGTGCCATCTCGCTGAAACAAGGAAAATTCCAGCTTGCCATTTTTTATTTTGAAGACTTTAGTTCGGACGACATCCTTATCCAACCCCGGGCCTACAGCCTGATGGGCGATGCTTACATGGAACTGAAGGATTATGCCTCCGCTGCCAAATATTACAATAAGGCATCCAACTATAAGCCCAACAAATTTTTTACCCCTGCCTACCTAATGAAGGAGGCCCTCGCCTACGAGAGGCTTAACGAAAACAAAAAGGCGGTGGCGGTATACGAAAAAATAATCAGTGAGTTTTGGGATTCAGGGGAGTACCAGAACGCGCGCAAGTTCAAAGCCAAGCTGGAGGCCAACTCTTAA
- a CDS encoding 6,7-dimethyl-8-ribityllumazine synthase: protein MAGPLKTTSGKTKLKPGNQKFAIVVAKWNEEITEALFEGAYGALIKLGARKSNIERINVPGSFELPLAAQRMAKKKDIAAVVCLGCVIQGETPHFDYICNAVANGIMRAGLDSGKPIAFGVLTTLDKKQALERAGGKHGNKGEEAAVTVVEMLGG from the coding sequence GTGGCAGGCCCGCTAAAAACAACCTCCGGTAAAACCAAATTAAAGCCCGGCAACCAGAAGTTTGCCATAGTGGTGGCCAAATGGAACGAAGAAATCACGGAAGCCCTGTTTGAAGGCGCCTATGGCGCGCTCATAAAACTAGGTGCCAGAAAGTCCAACATTGAGAGGATAAACGTCCCCGGCAGTTTTGAACTGCCCCTGGCGGCACAGCGAATGGCAAAGAAAAAAGACATTGCCGCGGTGGTCTGCCTGGGGTGTGTCATTCAGGGGGAAACGCCCCATTTCGACTACATCTGCAATGCCGTGGCCAATGGCATCATGCGGGCTGGCCTGGACTCGGGAAAACCTATTGCCTTTGGCGTGCTGACCACCCTGGACAAAAAACAAGCCCTGGAAAGGGCAGGCGGAAAGCATGGGAACAAAGGCGAGGAAGCCGCTGTGACGGTGGTGGAAATGCTGGGCGGTTAG